One segment of Clavelina lepadiformis chromosome 2, kaClaLepa1.1, whole genome shotgun sequence DNA contains the following:
- the LOC143446263 gene encoding uncharacterized protein LOC143446263 isoform X2, translating to MVVDLWQSDDVTWKIEFADRQQFENATMTNYFRSPSYKYITHNQQLRHDLRSMVAIRNLRRGMKRNCSETQSSREIKRFNSSEGNHYNDHPTYASTTVTSSYDTMNVGMMSPANDLQAGKQLLSNDLSLYQQSQDSRTVDDVIMSSSGVDYPPNIAISPGSCKSPYCCTSPGFCNFPYHNYKNHHCVPPSDVTHDVINRTQSDPFPRDQVFVPDSAEPENMDPTTSSGRRLSAPILHDPLPVIKPDQISLPGISDSDDLIDAIAPIASLSSSSSSSLSSSASSIFNDSLLADVANSDVIGLLRSPKVESMETATCFEMTSRDCEVMTPKPSLFTGGGTIRRSPPPPNVTLNPEKHKRNALPQDPVSWTRNHVKEWLMSSVKEYNLKDLDYKKFASTDGYKLCQMTMRDFCRLTEKANAEVLLNQLSLLKQSRNTTSGPFNGVMDPFQAAQARQPDCKDPYKLFGPICMELSNPGSSQIQLWQFLMELLTASSNAPCIAWEGVTGQFKMVDPDEVARRWGERKSKPNMNYDKLSRALRYYYDKSLMTKVHGKRYAYKFDFNGIYQTLQTNAKPPSNQPSLFYRFRWLICQ from the exons ATGGTGGTAGACTTGTGGCAATCTGATGATGTCACTTGGAAAATAGAATTTGCCGACCGtcagcaatttgaaaatgcTACAATGACGAATTACTTCCGTTCGCCGTCATATAAAT ATATTACACATAATCAGCAATTACGTCATGATCTTCGTTCTATGGTTGCCATTAGAAACCTACGGCGTGGTATGAAGCGGAACTGCAGTGAAACTCAATCGTCGCGTGAAATAAAAAG ATTCAATTCTTCGGAGGGTAATCACTATAACGACCACCCGACTTATGCATCAACcactgtgacgtcatcatacgACACGATGAATGTTGGAATGATGTCACCGGCGAACGACTTGCAAGCTGGCAAGCAGCTGCTATCGAACGATTTATCGCTCTATCAACAATCGCAAGACAGCAGAACTgtcgatgacgtcattatgtCGTCATCAGGTGTGGATTATCCCCCAAACATTGCAATTTCTCCTGGGTCGTGCAAAAGCCCTTATTGCTGTACGTCCCCCGGTTTCTGTAATTTCCCCTACCACAACTACAAAAACCACCACTGTGTACCGCCCAGTGACGTCAcgcatgacgtaataaacagAACACAGTCGGACCCGTTTCCACGGGACCAGGTGTTCGTTCCGGATTCGGCCGAACCCGAAAACATGGACCCGACTACCAGTAGCGGGCGACGACTGTCCGCCCCCATCTTGCATGACCCCCTCCCTGTGATTAAACCCGACCAGATCTCCCTCCCCGGTATAAGCGACAGTGACGATTTAATCGACGCGATCGCGCCCATCGCGTCGTTGTCTTCGTCATCTTCATCATCGCTATCGTCGTCAGCTTCGTCAATTTTTAACGACTCACTACTGGCCGACGTTGCCAACAGTGACGTCATAGGCTTACTAAGGTCACCGAAGGTGGAATCCATGGAGACCGCGACGTGTTTTGAAATGACGAGCCGTGATTGCGAAGTGATGACGCCGAAACCATCGCTATTTACCGGCGGGGGAACGATACGCAGGAGCCCGCCACCCCCGAATGTTACTCTAAACCCGGAAAAGCACAAACGGAATGCATTACCCCAAG ATCCGGTTTCGTGGACAAGAAATCACGTTAAGGAATGGCTGATGTCATCAGTAAAGGAATACAACTTAAAAGATCTGGATTATAAGAAGTTTGCGTCGACTGACGGTTACAAGCTCTGTCAGATGACGATGAGAGATTTCTGCCGCTTGACTGAAAAAGCGAACGCCGAAGTCTTGCTCAATCAACTCTCTCTTTTGAAGCAGA GCCGTAACACGACTTCAGGTCCTTTTAACGGGGTCATGGACCCATTTCAGGCGGCTCAAGCTCGACAACCCGACTGCAAAGATCCTTACAAGCTTTTTGGCCCGATTTGTATGGAACTGTCCAACCCAG GTTCGAGCCAGATCCAGTTATGGCAGTTCCTCATGGAGCTTCTCACCGCGTCATCAAACGCCCCCTGCATCGCTTGGGAGGGGGTGACCGGCCAGTTCAAGATGGTCGACCCTGATGAAGTTGCCCGCCGCTGGGGGGAGCGCAAGAGCAAGCCCAATATGAACTACGATAAACTGAGTCGTGCTTTGAG ATATTACTACGACAAAAGTCTGATGACCAAAGTGCATGGAAAGCGATATGCTTATAAGTTCGATTTCAACGGCATTTACCAAACTCTGCAAACCAACGCAAAGCCGCCGTCAAATCAACCGAGTCTATTTTACAG GTTCAGGTGGTTGATTTGCCAATAA
- the LOC143446263 gene encoding uncharacterized protein LOC143446263 isoform X4, with translation MVAIRNLRRGMKRNCSETQSSREIKRFNSSEGNHYNDHPTYASTTVTSSYDTMNVGMMSPANDLQAGKQLLSNDLSLYQQSQDSRTVDDVIMSSSGVDYPPNIAISPGSCKSPYCCTSPGFCNFPYHNYKNHHCVPPSDVTHDVINRTQSDPFPRDQVFVPDSAEPENMDPTTSSGRRLSAPILHDPLPVIKPDQISLPGISDSDDLIDAIAPIASLSSSSSSSLSSSASSIFNDSLLADVANSDVIGLLRSPKVESMETATCFEMTSRDCEVMTPKPSLFTGGGTIRRSPPPPNVTLNPEKHKRNALPQDPVSWTRNHVKEWLMSSVKEYNLKDLDYKKFASTDGYKLCQMTMRDFCRLTEKANAEVLLNQLSLLKQSRNTTSGPFNGVMDPFQAAQARQPDCKDPYKLFGPICMELSNPGSSQIQLWQFLMELLTASSNAPCIAWEGVTGQFKMVDPDEVARRWGERKSKPNMNYDKLSRALRYYYDKSLMTKVHGKRYAYKFDFNGIYQTLQTNAKPPSNQPSLFYSSRQSRVRQQARMSLCQLRKLSQAGMIPPGMTDPPATSL, from the exons ATGGTTGCCATTAGAAACCTACGGCGTGGTATGAAGCGGAACTGCAGTGAAACTCAATCGTCGCGTGAAATAAAAAG ATTCAATTCTTCGGAGGGTAATCACTATAACGACCACCCGACTTATGCATCAACcactgtgacgtcatcatacgACACGATGAATGTTGGAATGATGTCACCGGCGAACGACTTGCAAGCTGGCAAGCAGCTGCTATCGAACGATTTATCGCTCTATCAACAATCGCAAGACAGCAGAACTgtcgatgacgtcattatgtCGTCATCAGGTGTGGATTATCCCCCAAACATTGCAATTTCTCCTGGGTCGTGCAAAAGCCCTTATTGCTGTACGTCCCCCGGTTTCTGTAATTTCCCCTACCACAACTACAAAAACCACCACTGTGTACCGCCCAGTGACGTCAcgcatgacgtaataaacagAACACAGTCGGACCCGTTTCCACGGGACCAGGTGTTCGTTCCGGATTCGGCCGAACCCGAAAACATGGACCCGACTACCAGTAGCGGGCGACGACTGTCCGCCCCCATCTTGCATGACCCCCTCCCTGTGATTAAACCCGACCAGATCTCCCTCCCCGGTATAAGCGACAGTGACGATTTAATCGACGCGATCGCGCCCATCGCGTCGTTGTCTTCGTCATCTTCATCATCGCTATCGTCGTCAGCTTCGTCAATTTTTAACGACTCACTACTGGCCGACGTTGCCAACAGTGACGTCATAGGCTTACTAAGGTCACCGAAGGTGGAATCCATGGAGACCGCGACGTGTTTTGAAATGACGAGCCGTGATTGCGAAGTGATGACGCCGAAACCATCGCTATTTACCGGCGGGGGAACGATACGCAGGAGCCCGCCACCCCCGAATGTTACTCTAAACCCGGAAAAGCACAAACGGAATGCATTACCCCAAG ATCCGGTTTCGTGGACAAGAAATCACGTTAAGGAATGGCTGATGTCATCAGTAAAGGAATACAACTTAAAAGATCTGGATTATAAGAAGTTTGCGTCGACTGACGGTTACAAGCTCTGTCAGATGACGATGAGAGATTTCTGCCGCTTGACTGAAAAAGCGAACGCCGAAGTCTTGCTCAATCAACTCTCTCTTTTGAAGCAGA GCCGTAACACGACTTCAGGTCCTTTTAACGGGGTCATGGACCCATTTCAGGCGGCTCAAGCTCGACAACCCGACTGCAAAGATCCTTACAAGCTTTTTGGCCCGATTTGTATGGAACTGTCCAACCCAG GTTCGAGCCAGATCCAGTTATGGCAGTTCCTCATGGAGCTTCTCACCGCGTCATCAAACGCCCCCTGCATCGCTTGGGAGGGGGTGACCGGCCAGTTCAAGATGGTCGACCCTGATGAAGTTGCCCGCCGCTGGGGGGAGCGCAAGAGCAAGCCCAATATGAACTACGATAAACTGAGTCGTGCTTTGAG ATATTACTACGACAAAAGTCTGATGACCAAAGTGCATGGAAAGCGATATGCTTATAAGTTCGATTTCAACGGCATTTACCAAACTCTGCAAACCAACGCAAAGCCGCCGTCAAATCAACCGAGTCTATTTTACAG CTCGCGTCAGTCACGTGTGCGACAGCAAGCCCGGATGTCACTGTGCCAGTTACGTAAGCTCTCCCAAGCAGGAATGATCCCGCCTGGAATGACTGACCCACCAGCGACAtctctgtga
- the LOC143446263 gene encoding uncharacterized protein LOC143446263 isoform X1, translating into MVVDLWQSDDVTWKIEFADRQQFENATMTNYFRSPSYKYITHNQQLRHDLRSMVAIRNLRRGMKRNCSETQSSREIKRFNSSEGNHYNDHPTYASTTVTSSYDTMNVGMMSPANDLQAGKQLLSNDLSLYQQSQDSRTVDDVIMSSSGVDYPPNIAISPGSCKSPYCCTSPGFCNFPYHNYKNHHCVPPSDVTHDVINRTQSDPFPRDQVFVPDSAEPENMDPTTSSGRRLSAPILHDPLPVIKPDQISLPGISDSDDLIDAIAPIASLSSSSSSSLSSSASSIFNDSLLADVANSDVIGLLRSPKVESMETATCFEMTSRDCEVMTPKPSLFTGGGTIRRSPPPPNVTLNPEKHKRNALPQDPVSWTRNHVKEWLMSSVKEYNLKDLDYKKFASTDGYKLCQMTMRDFCRLTEKANAEVLLNQLSLLKQSRNTTSGPFNGVMDPFQAAQARQPDCKDPYKLFGPICMELSNPGSSQIQLWQFLMELLTASSNAPCIAWEGVTGQFKMVDPDEVARRWGERKSKPNMNYDKLSRALRYYYDKSLMTKVHGKRYAYKFDFNGIYQTLQTNAKPPSNQPSLFYSSRQSRVRQQARMSLCQLRKLSQAGMIPPGMTDPPATSL; encoded by the exons ATGGTGGTAGACTTGTGGCAATCTGATGATGTCACTTGGAAAATAGAATTTGCCGACCGtcagcaatttgaaaatgcTACAATGACGAATTACTTCCGTTCGCCGTCATATAAAT ATATTACACATAATCAGCAATTACGTCATGATCTTCGTTCTATGGTTGCCATTAGAAACCTACGGCGTGGTATGAAGCGGAACTGCAGTGAAACTCAATCGTCGCGTGAAATAAAAAG ATTCAATTCTTCGGAGGGTAATCACTATAACGACCACCCGACTTATGCATCAACcactgtgacgtcatcatacgACACGATGAATGTTGGAATGATGTCACCGGCGAACGACTTGCAAGCTGGCAAGCAGCTGCTATCGAACGATTTATCGCTCTATCAACAATCGCAAGACAGCAGAACTgtcgatgacgtcattatgtCGTCATCAGGTGTGGATTATCCCCCAAACATTGCAATTTCTCCTGGGTCGTGCAAAAGCCCTTATTGCTGTACGTCCCCCGGTTTCTGTAATTTCCCCTACCACAACTACAAAAACCACCACTGTGTACCGCCCAGTGACGTCAcgcatgacgtaataaacagAACACAGTCGGACCCGTTTCCACGGGACCAGGTGTTCGTTCCGGATTCGGCCGAACCCGAAAACATGGACCCGACTACCAGTAGCGGGCGACGACTGTCCGCCCCCATCTTGCATGACCCCCTCCCTGTGATTAAACCCGACCAGATCTCCCTCCCCGGTATAAGCGACAGTGACGATTTAATCGACGCGATCGCGCCCATCGCGTCGTTGTCTTCGTCATCTTCATCATCGCTATCGTCGTCAGCTTCGTCAATTTTTAACGACTCACTACTGGCCGACGTTGCCAACAGTGACGTCATAGGCTTACTAAGGTCACCGAAGGTGGAATCCATGGAGACCGCGACGTGTTTTGAAATGACGAGCCGTGATTGCGAAGTGATGACGCCGAAACCATCGCTATTTACCGGCGGGGGAACGATACGCAGGAGCCCGCCACCCCCGAATGTTACTCTAAACCCGGAAAAGCACAAACGGAATGCATTACCCCAAG ATCCGGTTTCGTGGACAAGAAATCACGTTAAGGAATGGCTGATGTCATCAGTAAAGGAATACAACTTAAAAGATCTGGATTATAAGAAGTTTGCGTCGACTGACGGTTACAAGCTCTGTCAGATGACGATGAGAGATTTCTGCCGCTTGACTGAAAAAGCGAACGCCGAAGTCTTGCTCAATCAACTCTCTCTTTTGAAGCAGA GCCGTAACACGACTTCAGGTCCTTTTAACGGGGTCATGGACCCATTTCAGGCGGCTCAAGCTCGACAACCCGACTGCAAAGATCCTTACAAGCTTTTTGGCCCGATTTGTATGGAACTGTCCAACCCAG GTTCGAGCCAGATCCAGTTATGGCAGTTCCTCATGGAGCTTCTCACCGCGTCATCAAACGCCCCCTGCATCGCTTGGGAGGGGGTGACCGGCCAGTTCAAGATGGTCGACCCTGATGAAGTTGCCCGCCGCTGGGGGGAGCGCAAGAGCAAGCCCAATATGAACTACGATAAACTGAGTCGTGCTTTGAG ATATTACTACGACAAAAGTCTGATGACCAAAGTGCATGGAAAGCGATATGCTTATAAGTTCGATTTCAACGGCATTTACCAAACTCTGCAAACCAACGCAAAGCCGCCGTCAAATCAACCGAGTCTATTTTACAG CTCGCGTCAGTCACGTGTGCGACAGCAAGCCCGGATGTCACTGTGCCAGTTACGTAAGCTCTCCCAAGCAGGAATGATCCCGCCTGGAATGACTGACCCACCAGCGACAtctctgtga
- the LOC143446263 gene encoding uncharacterized protein LOC143446263 isoform X3, with protein MQPILEQYITHNQQLRHDLRSMVAIRNLRRGMKRNCSETQSSREIKRFNSSEGNHYNDHPTYASTTVTSSYDTMNVGMMSPANDLQAGKQLLSNDLSLYQQSQDSRTVDDVIMSSSGVDYPPNIAISPGSCKSPYCCTSPGFCNFPYHNYKNHHCVPPSDVTHDVINRTQSDPFPRDQVFVPDSAEPENMDPTTSSGRRLSAPILHDPLPVIKPDQISLPGISDSDDLIDAIAPIASLSSSSSSSLSSSASSIFNDSLLADVANSDVIGLLRSPKVESMETATCFEMTSRDCEVMTPKPSLFTGGGTIRRSPPPPNVTLNPEKHKRNALPQDPVSWTRNHVKEWLMSSVKEYNLKDLDYKKFASTDGYKLCQMTMRDFCRLTEKANAEVLLNQLSLLKQSRNTTSGPFNGVMDPFQAAQARQPDCKDPYKLFGPICMELSNPGSSQIQLWQFLMELLTASSNAPCIAWEGVTGQFKMVDPDEVARRWGERKSKPNMNYDKLSRALRYYYDKSLMTKVHGKRYAYKFDFNGIYQTLQTNAKPPSNQPSLFYSSRQSRVRQQARMSLCQLRKLSQAGMIPPGMTDPPATSL; from the exons ATGCAGCCTATACTGGAACAAT ATATTACACATAATCAGCAATTACGTCATGATCTTCGTTCTATGGTTGCCATTAGAAACCTACGGCGTGGTATGAAGCGGAACTGCAGTGAAACTCAATCGTCGCGTGAAATAAAAAG ATTCAATTCTTCGGAGGGTAATCACTATAACGACCACCCGACTTATGCATCAACcactgtgacgtcatcatacgACACGATGAATGTTGGAATGATGTCACCGGCGAACGACTTGCAAGCTGGCAAGCAGCTGCTATCGAACGATTTATCGCTCTATCAACAATCGCAAGACAGCAGAACTgtcgatgacgtcattatgtCGTCATCAGGTGTGGATTATCCCCCAAACATTGCAATTTCTCCTGGGTCGTGCAAAAGCCCTTATTGCTGTACGTCCCCCGGTTTCTGTAATTTCCCCTACCACAACTACAAAAACCACCACTGTGTACCGCCCAGTGACGTCAcgcatgacgtaataaacagAACACAGTCGGACCCGTTTCCACGGGACCAGGTGTTCGTTCCGGATTCGGCCGAACCCGAAAACATGGACCCGACTACCAGTAGCGGGCGACGACTGTCCGCCCCCATCTTGCATGACCCCCTCCCTGTGATTAAACCCGACCAGATCTCCCTCCCCGGTATAAGCGACAGTGACGATTTAATCGACGCGATCGCGCCCATCGCGTCGTTGTCTTCGTCATCTTCATCATCGCTATCGTCGTCAGCTTCGTCAATTTTTAACGACTCACTACTGGCCGACGTTGCCAACAGTGACGTCATAGGCTTACTAAGGTCACCGAAGGTGGAATCCATGGAGACCGCGACGTGTTTTGAAATGACGAGCCGTGATTGCGAAGTGATGACGCCGAAACCATCGCTATTTACCGGCGGGGGAACGATACGCAGGAGCCCGCCACCCCCGAATGTTACTCTAAACCCGGAAAAGCACAAACGGAATGCATTACCCCAAG ATCCGGTTTCGTGGACAAGAAATCACGTTAAGGAATGGCTGATGTCATCAGTAAAGGAATACAACTTAAAAGATCTGGATTATAAGAAGTTTGCGTCGACTGACGGTTACAAGCTCTGTCAGATGACGATGAGAGATTTCTGCCGCTTGACTGAAAAAGCGAACGCCGAAGTCTTGCTCAATCAACTCTCTCTTTTGAAGCAGA GCCGTAACACGACTTCAGGTCCTTTTAACGGGGTCATGGACCCATTTCAGGCGGCTCAAGCTCGACAACCCGACTGCAAAGATCCTTACAAGCTTTTTGGCCCGATTTGTATGGAACTGTCCAACCCAG GTTCGAGCCAGATCCAGTTATGGCAGTTCCTCATGGAGCTTCTCACCGCGTCATCAAACGCCCCCTGCATCGCTTGGGAGGGGGTGACCGGCCAGTTCAAGATGGTCGACCCTGATGAAGTTGCCCGCCGCTGGGGGGAGCGCAAGAGCAAGCCCAATATGAACTACGATAAACTGAGTCGTGCTTTGAG ATATTACTACGACAAAAGTCTGATGACCAAAGTGCATGGAAAGCGATATGCTTATAAGTTCGATTTCAACGGCATTTACCAAACTCTGCAAACCAACGCAAAGCCGCCGTCAAATCAACCGAGTCTATTTTACAG CTCGCGTCAGTCACGTGTGCGACAGCAAGCCCGGATGTCACTGTGCCAGTTACGTAAGCTCTCCCAAGCAGGAATGATCCCGCCTGGAATGACTGACCCACCAGCGACAtctctgtga